CGTCGAGAAGTGGGCGAAATCAGCCAGAAAATGCTCACCCAGACCCTTCGGGAACTGGAGAGGAATGGACTCGTATCGCGAACTGTCACACCGGTAAGACCACCCCAGGTGGAGTACGCGCTGACGCCGCTCGGCAAAGACTTCCTCAAGCCGGTGAGGGGGCTGTCGCAATGGGTTGCGTTGCACTCTCAAGAGCTGACCGATTCACGGATCGCCTATGACCGATCGGTTGCCCGTGATTGATGTCAACGTCGCCCCAAGAAGCGGCCGGAAGATACCGACTACGGTTGCATTACGGAGCAGGGCACAAAGGCGATCGTTCCGCGTGCATTATGCAAGCAGTACGCCTGTTACGACGACGGCGTGTTGATGACTGACGTACCGGCAAGCGCAGCTTTGCCGTATCGCCGTGGTGAGCAGTGCATCACGCGCTTGAACGTGGCGCTGAAGGATTTTTCGGATTCGTAACCCAGGGCAGCACTGATCCCCGCCAGCGACTGGCGTGACGTTGTCAGCATTTCGGCGGCGCGCAACATGCGCCAGCGTGTCAGGTAAGCCATGGGGGTCACTCCGGCGGCCTGCCGAAAGCGCATTGCGAAGGCCGTTCGCGACATGGCGGCTTCGGCAGCCAGCGACTCGACCGTCCACCGGTGGCCGGGCATGCGGTGCATCGCGCCGATCGCGGCCCTCAACCTGGGGTCGGCAAGAGCGAACAACCATCCTGTCCCCTGATGCCGTTTGTCGGTTAGATGAACACGCAAAGCCTGGACAAGAATCATGGTCGCCAGCTGTTCGGCGATGACGAAATCGCCGGGCTGGCCTTCCGACAGTTCCTGCCGCATGCGCTGGACACACCAGCGCAGCATTTCGTTGTCCACACTTTTGCGTATATGCAGGATTGGCGGCAGTGTCTCGATCAGCAGGTCGGCCTGGCCGCCCGACAGCGTGAAATATCCACCCACGCTCAGAAAATCACCGCCACCGTTGTACGTGATGATGCGCCCATTTTGCACCGGGGGCAGGATCTGCTGGATGTCCACTGGACTGATGGCGGGATCGCTTGCTATCCGGAATGCCTTGCCATGCGGAAGAAGGAATGTTTCACCCGCTTGAATGCGTACCGGCTGTGGTGCGTCCTCCAGTGTGATCCAGCAGGCACCCGTAACGACGGCATGGAATTTGATCCCTTCGTGCTGGCCGAAGCGCACCGCAAACTCGCCGCCGGCATCGAAGCCGCCTGACACATAGCTGCGCAGCTTTAGCACCGACAAAAGATCTGACAGAGGGTCCATACCCGCCAACGTGTACGCTTGAATACGTATTGTGCACTCTAAGGTGTATTTCGTACCGCTTCCAGTGCCTATCCTGAGTCCACCCACACAGGAGAACAGTCATGCGAATTTTCGTGACGGGTGCATCGGGCTTCATCGGAACGGCCGTCGTTCGCTCGTTGGTTTTGTCGGGCCATGAAGTGACGGGTCTTGCGCGGTCTGCCGACGCCGCGAAGTGTCTGGTGTCGGCGGGTGCCGCTGTGGCGCGAGGAACCATTGATGACCTTGATGTACTGCGGCGCGAGGCAACAAAAGCCGATGGTGTGATTCATACCGCCTTCTTCCACAAGCTCTCCCACATGGAATTCGGCACGCGCTTGCGCGTACTGCTCGGTGGTGTGCCGTCGGGTATTGTTGAACGATTCAGCACCTGTGCCGTGGATGCCGACCAGCGAGCAATCCAAACGATGGGACGTGTGTTGGACAAGGGAGCGCCACTGATTGCTGCATTTCCGACCATGGCGCTAATGGCAGGGCGATGGGCGAAGGAGACCGATGCGGCGGATGTCCGCTCGGTCGGCGGTGCCCGGTCGCGGTCGGAGCGGGCAATCCACGAACTGGCGGAGCGAGGCGTGCGTGCCGCCACCATACGGTTACCGCCCTCCGTCCATGACGCGACGAAACAGGGGCTGGTTACGCAATTGATTGCGCTGGCGCGCAAGAAGAACGCTTCCGCCTATTTGGGTAGCGGAGATCATCGCTGGTGTGCCGTACACCGAGAGGATGCAGCGGCGCTGTTTGTCCATGCGCTGGAGCGCGGGGATGCCGGGGCCCACTACCACGCCGTTGGCGAGGAGCCCATAACGTTGCGCAGCATTGCCTTGACAATCGGTAGCGCATTGGACGTTCCAGCCAAATCGCTTTCAGTGACGGAAGGTACGCGACATTTCGGATGGCTTGCCCCATTTATCGGCACCGACAATCCGGTATCGAGCCGAATCACGCAGGAATCGCTTGGATGGAGGCCGGCGGGACAACACCTTTTGGACGATGTGGGCGCCTCTATAAAGCGCGGTAGCGCTCTAGCGTCTTCATGACGCGTGATTCCAGCCTCACCGTCCCTGGCGCCGGCGGATGCGTTCTGATGCACGTTGAACGCACGAGTCATGAACGATGCTTGAGCGTTATACGTGCACGTAATCCATGCGGACGAAGGTTTTCGATTGTCAGTTCGCCGTGATGACTACGAATAATCTGCAAGGCCGATGCGAGGCCAAGGCCGAAGCCGCCCGTCGCTCGATTACGAGAGGGTTCGCCACGGAAGAACGGTTCGAATAATTTGGGAATCAGAGCCGGTGGTATGCCTGGCCCCTGATCGTCGATCATGATCACG
This window of the Dyella sp. A6 genome carries:
- a CDS encoding helix-turn-helix domain-containing protein encodes the protein MTPQEGTNSKLQNPHDPAVCEHISRMLARICDKWTLLVVRTLGRGPLRFNALRREVGEISQKMLTQTLRELERNGLVSRTVTPVRPPQVEYALTPLGKDFLKPVRGLSQWVALHSQELTDSRIAYDRSVARD
- a CDS encoding AraC family transcriptional regulator; translated protein: MDPLSDLLSVLKLRSYVSGGFDAGGEFAVRFGQHEGIKFHAVVTGACWITLEDAPQPVRIQAGETFLLPHGKAFRIASDPAISPVDIQQILPPVQNGRIITYNGGGDFLSVGGYFTLSGGQADLLIETLPPILHIRKSVDNEMLRWCVQRMRQELSEGQPGDFVIAEQLATMILVQALRVHLTDKRHQGTGWLFALADPRLRAAIGAMHRMPGHRWTVESLAAEAAMSRTAFAMRFRQAAGVTPMAYLTRWRMLRAAEMLTTSRQSLAGISAALGYESEKSFSATFKRVMHCSPRRYGKAALAGTSVINTPSS
- a CDS encoding SDR family oxidoreductase, with the translated sequence MRIFVTGASGFIGTAVVRSLVLSGHEVTGLARSADAAKCLVSAGAAVARGTIDDLDVLRREATKADGVIHTAFFHKLSHMEFGTRLRVLLGGVPSGIVERFSTCAVDADQRAIQTMGRVLDKGAPLIAAFPTMALMAGRWAKETDAADVRSVGGARSRSERAIHELAERGVRAATIRLPPSVHDATKQGLVTQLIALARKKNASAYLGSGDHRWCAVHREDAAALFVHALERGDAGAHYHAVGEEPITLRSIALTIGSALDVPAKSLSVTEGTRHFGWLAPFIGTDNPVSSRITQESLGWRPAGQHLLDDVGASIKRGSALASS